From a single Adhaeribacter swui genomic region:
- a CDS encoding aldo/keto reductase encodes MNYRKLGKTNLNVSVLGFGASPLGNVFDVADEKEGARAVHYAIDQGINFFDVSPFYGLTLAEERLGKALEGKRQEIILATKCGRYGLQDFDFSYNRIIKSIDESLTRLKTDYVDILQLHDIEFVDKSQILNEAFPAIQKIKESGKARFIGITGLPVRYLAEIARQVELDTVLSWAHYNLLEDEINDELVPLSKEKNFGLMNAAPLMQRILSDAPLPDWHRSPQAVKDVQPQLLQLCESYGVRLSDVAIKYAVDHPDIATTIVGMWEAKHVEQNIKALDLEIPADLMTEILKIVTPLKNQMWFEGKPENNIPKPSSGI; translated from the coding sequence ATGAATTATCGCAAACTTGGTAAAACAAACTTAAATGTATCGGTTCTGGGCTTTGGCGCCTCGCCTTTAGGTAACGTGTTTGATGTAGCCGACGAAAAAGAAGGCGCAAGAGCCGTGCATTACGCCATTGATCAGGGTATTAATTTTTTTGATGTTTCTCCTTTTTATGGTTTAACCCTGGCCGAAGAACGATTAGGCAAAGCATTGGAAGGGAAACGCCAGGAGATAATTTTAGCTACCAAATGCGGGCGTTATGGTTTACAGGATTTCGATTTTTCCTACAACCGAATTATTAAAAGCATCGACGAATCATTGACAAGGCTTAAAACCGATTACGTGGATATTTTGCAACTCCACGATATTGAGTTTGTGGATAAAAGTCAGATATTAAACGAAGCTTTCCCGGCCATTCAGAAAATTAAAGAATCGGGCAAAGCCCGTTTTATTGGCATAACCGGTTTACCGGTGCGCTACCTCGCCGAAATTGCCCGGCAAGTGGAACTGGATACGGTGCTTTCGTGGGCACACTATAATTTGCTAGAAGATGAAATTAACGACGAGTTAGTGCCGCTTTCCAAAGAAAAAAACTTTGGCTTAATGAATGCCGCCCCGCTTATGCAACGAATTTTATCGGATGCGCCTTTGCCCGATTGGCACCGCTCGCCGCAAGCTGTGAAAGACGTACAGCCCCAGTTACTACAATTGTGCGAAAGTTATGGCGTGAGATTAAGCGATGTGGCGATTAAATACGCCGTAGATCATCCGGATATCGCCACGACCATTGTGGGCATGTGGGAGGCGAAGCACGTAGAACAGAACATAAAGGCTTTGGATTTAGAGATTCCGGCTGACTTAATGACGGAAATTTTAAAAATAGTAACTCCCCTTAAAAATCAGATGTGGTTTGAAGGTAAACCGGAAAATAATATTCCAAAACCATCTTCGGGAATTTAA